A window of the Chroogloeocystis siderophila 5.2 s.c.1 genome harbors these coding sequences:
- a CDS encoding PH domain-containing protein, with translation MNKVFKAPWAISLIAITIVVSAILLGIVLIGILTASRSDIAWLVAMVIIPLVILLISVFFSIRGYAIADNTLYVQRIGWNTKIDLRNLTSADVDPQAMRNSLRKWGNGGLFSYSGKFYNRKLGNYQAYATDPSKAVVLKLCDRTIVVTPEHPERFANQVLATMDKG, from the coding sequence ATGAATAAAGTATTTAAGGCTCCTTGGGCGATATCGCTGATTGCTATTACTATTGTAGTTTCTGCAATACTGCTAGGAATTGTGTTGATTGGAATATTGACTGCTTCTCGTAGTGATATTGCGTGGCTAGTGGCGATGGTAATAATTCCTTTGGTGATTTTATTAATATCTGTATTCTTCAGTATTCGCGGTTATGCGATCGCAGACAATACACTTTATGTTCAGCGCATTGGTTGGAACACAAAAATTGATTTAAGGAACTTAACTTCTGCTGATGTAGATCCACAAGCAATGCGAAACTCGCTACGTAAGTGGGGAAATGGTGGGTTATTTAGTTACTCTGGAAAGTTCTACAACCGAAAATTGGGCAATTACCAAGCTTATGCAACAGATCCGAGTAAAGCAGTAGTTCTGAAGTTGTGCGATCGCACAATTGTTGTTACTCCAGAACATCCAGAAAGATTTGCCAATCAAGTTTTAGCAACAATGGACAAAGGATAG